In a genomic window of Microterricola viridarii:
- a CDS encoding LolA family protein: protein MRAQSSRTQNSTASRTFSRWIPAIVAPIVIGVGVILVPLQANAAVDLPDKTPAELLQFAAESPAQPHSGTIEQSSELGLPDLSGLTGALGGAGADGSSAPAAASSADLEQLLSLALGSHTARVYLDGQNARLQVLDPLAERNVYRSADGVWIYDSAEKAATHITVDEAAVEALKAELQTGHADAGASAELPTPEAMLDQALARLDESTAVTVGTDALVAGRAAYELVLTPRERGTLVGQISVAIDGQTGTALAASVTARGADTPAFSVAFTDVTFAAPDPAVFAFTPPAGTAVTEKPIPVPTAAELQQAKAEAGSGAADAPGSADSAAKPVLHGTGWTTVVELPAGALPAGALPAGALGAPASGPLDTITQPVDGGRVLTTSLVTVLFTSDGRVFAGAVDVATLQAAASAPAASSGR, encoded by the coding sequence ATGCGCGCTCAGAGCTCCCGCACACAGAACAGCACGGCATCCCGCACCTTCAGTCGCTGGATCCCCGCGATCGTCGCGCCGATTGTGATCGGCGTCGGCGTCATCCTCGTGCCGCTGCAGGCCAATGCGGCGGTCGACCTGCCGGACAAGACCCCGGCCGAGCTGTTGCAGTTCGCGGCGGAGAGCCCGGCACAGCCGCACTCCGGCACCATCGAGCAGAGCTCCGAGCTTGGGCTGCCAGACCTCTCCGGCCTGACCGGCGCCCTGGGCGGTGCGGGCGCTGACGGTTCGTCGGCACCCGCTGCCGCGTCGTCCGCCGACCTCGAGCAGCTGCTCTCCCTCGCCCTCGGCTCGCACACCGCCCGCGTCTACCTTGACGGGCAGAACGCGCGGCTGCAGGTGCTCGACCCGCTCGCCGAGCGGAACGTCTACCGCAGCGCCGACGGCGTCTGGATCTACGACTCCGCGGAGAAGGCCGCGACCCACATCACCGTCGACGAGGCCGCCGTCGAGGCGCTCAAGGCCGAGCTGCAGACGGGCCACGCGGATGCCGGGGCCAGCGCGGAGCTGCCGACGCCGGAGGCCATGCTCGACCAGGCTCTCGCCCGGCTGGATGAGTCCACCGCCGTCACCGTCGGCACCGACGCCCTCGTCGCCGGCCGCGCCGCCTACGAGCTGGTGCTCACCCCGCGCGAGCGCGGCACCCTCGTCGGCCAGATCTCGGTGGCGATCGACGGCCAGACGGGAACGGCCCTGGCCGCCTCCGTCACCGCGCGCGGCGCAGACACCCCGGCCTTCAGCGTCGCCTTCACCGACGTGACGTTCGCGGCGCCGGACCCGGCTGTGTTCGCCTTCACCCCGCCGGCCGGCACCGCCGTGACCGAGAAGCCGATCCCGGTGCCGACCGCCGCCGAGCTGCAGCAGGCGAAGGCCGAGGCCGGCTCCGGCGCCGCAGACGCCCCAGGCTCCGCCGACTCCGCCGCGAAGCCGGTGCTGCACGGCACCGGTTGGACCACCGTGGTGGAGCTGCCGGCCGGGGCGCTGCCGGCCGGGGCGCTGCCGGCCGGGGCGCTCGGCGCACCGGCATCCGGCCCGCTCGACACCATCACGCAACCCGTCGACGGCGGCCGCGTGCTCACAACCTCGCTCGTGACCGTGCTGTTCACCTCCGACGGGCGGGTGTTCGCCGGCGCCGTGGACGTCGCAACGCTGCAGGCCGCCGCGAGCGCGCCGGCTGCTTCGAGCGGGCGCTGA
- a CDS encoding ABC transporter ATP-binding protein, whose protein sequence is MAVDGIDLAVPSGSVFGFLGPNGSGKTTTIRMLLGLVAASSGTARVLGTDMPRGVGSVLPRVGALVEGPAFLPFLSGEANLRRFDAADRSAGGRSRSARVADALDRVGLSHAADKKVHAYSLGMKQRLGLANALLMPRELLVLDEPTNGLDPQGTREVRNLIRSLAGDGTTVFVSSHLLAEVEQICTHVGVMRAGRLVTQGTLDDFRSTGAVSVRLQTPDVADARAVLARLGLTVDAPAGTPAPAAVPADATRLVTARLDATPPEAVVAALVAAGVRVRGFEAAHTSLEQRFVELTGEGFDVVQ, encoded by the coding sequence ATGGCCGTTGACGGCATCGACCTCGCCGTGCCGAGCGGCTCCGTGTTCGGCTTCCTCGGCCCCAACGGCTCGGGCAAGACCACGACGATCCGGATGCTGCTCGGGCTGGTCGCGGCCAGCAGCGGCACCGCGCGCGTGCTCGGCACCGACATGCCCCGCGGCGTCGGCAGCGTGCTGCCTCGGGTCGGCGCGCTGGTTGAGGGGCCGGCGTTCCTGCCCTTCCTCTCCGGCGAGGCCAACCTGCGCCGCTTCGACGCGGCCGACCGCAGCGCCGGCGGCCGCAGCCGCTCGGCCCGGGTGGCCGACGCCCTCGACCGGGTCGGCCTCTCGCACGCGGCGGACAAGAAGGTGCACGCCTACTCGCTCGGCATGAAGCAACGCCTCGGGCTGGCCAACGCCCTGCTCATGCCGCGCGAGCTGCTCGTGCTTGACGAGCCGACCAACGGCCTCGACCCGCAGGGCACCCGGGAGGTGCGCAACCTGATCCGCTCGCTCGCCGGCGACGGCACGACTGTGTTCGTCTCCAGCCACCTGCTGGCCGAGGTCGAGCAGATCTGCACGCACGTCGGCGTGATGCGCGCCGGGCGGCTCGTGACACAGGGCACCCTCGACGACTTCCGCAGCACGGGCGCGGTCAGCGTGCGGCTGCAGACCCCGGACGTCGCGGATGCCCGCGCGGTGCTCGCCCGGCTCGGCCTGACCGTGGACGCGCCGGCCGGCACACCGGCGCCGGCCGCTGTCCCGGCCGACGCCACCCGCCTGGTGACGGCCCGGCTCGACGCAACGCCTCCGGAGGCCGTCGTCGCCGCCCTCGTCGCCGCCGGGGTGCGGGTGCGCGGCTTCGAGGCCGCACACACCAGCCTGGAGCAGCGTTTCGTCGAGCTGACGGGGGAGGGCTTCGACGTTGTCCAGTGA
- the cofD gene encoding 2-phospho-L-lactate transferase: MSAAPGIAVLAGGVGGSRFVRGLLHGLRAEWPAAAGSPEEGMPGSGTAASVTVIANTGDDLWLAGLRVCPDLDSIMYALGGANDEERGWGRRGESERVSAELTAYGVGWPWFTLGDLDLGTHIARSSWLRDGLPLSEATARLCARWNPGVTLLPATDDEAETLVTVADEAGGTRQLHFEEWWVRHRAALPALAFTQNNVERARPAPGVLEAIAEADVVLFAPSNPVVSIGTILGIPGIADAVRQTAAPVVGISPIIGGAVVRGMADACLSAIGVETSAVAVGAHYGARGLPSAGLLGAGLPGAGLLGADLPGAGLLDGWLVDSTDAAAAESAAGGPLAGIRTLARPLWFHTVEETAAIAADALALAARSRP, translated from the coding sequence ATGAGCGCCGCGCCCGGCATCGCCGTGCTCGCCGGCGGCGTGGGCGGATCCCGCTTCGTGCGCGGCCTGCTGCACGGGCTGCGCGCCGAGTGGCCGGCGGCCGCGGGCAGCCCGGAGGAGGGCATGCCGGGCAGCGGCACCGCGGCATCCGTCACCGTGATCGCCAACACCGGCGACGACCTCTGGCTGGCCGGTCTGCGCGTCTGCCCCGACTTGGACTCGATCATGTACGCCCTCGGCGGCGCGAACGACGAGGAGCGCGGCTGGGGCCGGCGTGGCGAGAGCGAGCGGGTCAGCGCCGAGCTGACCGCCTACGGCGTCGGCTGGCCGTGGTTCACGCTCGGCGACCTCGACCTCGGCACCCACATCGCGCGCAGCTCCTGGCTGCGCGACGGCCTGCCGCTCAGCGAGGCGACCGCCCGGCTGTGCGCCCGCTGGAACCCCGGTGTCACCCTGCTGCCGGCCACCGACGACGAGGCGGAGACGCTCGTGACCGTCGCCGACGAGGCCGGCGGCACCCGGCAGCTGCACTTCGAGGAGTGGTGGGTGCGGCACCGGGCCGCCCTGCCCGCGCTCGCCTTCACCCAGAACAACGTCGAGCGGGCCCGCCCGGCCCCCGGCGTGCTCGAGGCGATCGCGGAGGCCGACGTGGTGCTGTTCGCGCCGTCGAACCCGGTCGTCTCGATCGGCACGATCCTCGGCATCCCCGGCATCGCCGACGCGGTGCGGCAGACCGCGGCGCCCGTCGTCGGAATCTCGCCGATCATCGGCGGCGCCGTCGTGCGTGGCATGGCAGACGCCTGCCTGAGCGCGATCGGCGTGGAGACGAGCGCGGTCGCAGTCGGCGCCCACTACGGCGCACGCGGCCTGCCCAGCGCTGGCCTGCTCGGCGCTGGCCTGCCCGGCGCTGGCTTGCTCGGCGCTGACCTGCCCGGCGCTGGCTTGCTCGATGGCTGGCTCGTCGACAGCACGGATGCCGCGGCGGCGGAGTCGGCGGCAGGCGGGCCGCTGGCCGGCATCCGCACCCTCGCCCGCCCGCTCTGGTTCCACACCGTCGAGGAGACGGCCGCGATCGCCGCGGACGCCCTCGCGCTGGCCGCGCGCTCGCGCCCCTAG
- a CDS encoding ABC transporter ATP-binding protein yields MTVTAARRAPAAAAGLAPDAAPPGLETSRLHFTRAGALVIDGVDCTIPQGRLGAIIGPNGAGKSTLLHLIAGVLNGDGGTVSHGGTRLDTATRRARARVVALAEQHADSQLELSVTDAVLLGRTPHRSLFAGPGADDHAIAARCLADTGAAALADRLYRTLSGGERQRVNLARALAQEPRLLLLDEPTNHLDIRAQLDTLALVSRLTERGLTAVAALHDLNLAAAFADHVIVLAAGRVVAAGAPASVLTSELIREVYGVHAEVLRHPTTGRALLAFSALPADDAGADAAAGTDSAAATASRVSA; encoded by the coding sequence ATGACCGTCACCGCCGCACGCCGCGCGCCCGCCGCCGCCGCGGGCCTGGCCCCGGATGCCGCGCCTCCCGGCCTGGAGACCTCGCGCCTGCACTTCACCCGCGCCGGCGCCCTCGTCATCGACGGGGTGGACTGCACCATCCCGCAGGGCCGCCTCGGCGCGATCATCGGGCCGAACGGCGCCGGCAAGAGCACCCTGCTGCACCTCATCGCCGGTGTGCTGAACGGCGACGGCGGCACCGTCAGCCACGGCGGAACCCGGCTGGACACCGCGACCCGGCGCGCCCGCGCCCGCGTCGTCGCCCTGGCCGAGCAGCACGCCGACAGCCAGCTGGAGCTCTCGGTGACGGATGCCGTGCTGCTCGGGCGCACCCCGCACCGCAGCCTGTTCGCCGGGCCGGGCGCCGACGACCACGCCATCGCGGCGCGCTGCCTCGCCGACACCGGCGCGGCCGCGCTCGCCGACCGGCTCTACCGCACCCTCTCCGGCGGCGAGCGGCAGCGGGTCAACCTCGCCCGCGCGCTCGCCCAGGAGCCGCGCCTGCTGCTGCTGGACGAGCCAACGAACCACCTCGACATCCGGGCGCAGCTCGACACCCTCGCCCTGGTCTCCCGGCTGACCGAGCGCGGCCTCACCGCCGTCGCCGCCCTGCACGACCTGAACCTGGCCGCCGCCTTCGCCGACCACGTGATCGTGCTCGCGGCCGGCCGGGTCGTGGCCGCCGGCGCCCCCGCGAGCGTGTTGACGAGTGAGCTGATCCGCGAGGTCTACGGCGTGCACGCCGAGGTGTTGCGGCATCCGACGACGGGGCGGGCGCTGCTGGCGTTCTCGGCGCTCCCCGCGGACGATGCCGGGGCGGATGCCGCTGCCGGGACGGATTCCGCTGCCGCGACGGCCTCGCGGGTGAGCGCATGA
- a CDS encoding putative F420-0 ABC transporter permease subunit: MVSPSPAAPPAETARLVVPGAPNDKSRSLGAVARGRGRGRTGVVAAVLGLALAASVLLAIAIGPADLSPSEVLASVLHHLGLGGLFGLEPLSPLRDGIVWELRLPRVLTAAAVGAGLALCGTVMQALMRNPLADPYLLGLSSGASLGAVSVIVLGAAIALPVAAFLGALLALGATLLLAGGGGGLSPSRTILGGLAVSAIFGALTSLVIFWSATGDSYREILNWLLGSLAGARWPAVVIAGAALLVIGLPLLFSGTVLDAFAFGDTAASALGIPVTRVRWLLLGATALLTGALVAVSGAIGFVGLVLPHAVRLLVSRGGAGPGHRALLPLSALAGAIFLVWMDTGARTLFDPRELPVGILTAIVGGPVFALIMLRNRRVG, encoded by the coding sequence ATGGTTAGCCCCTCCCCCGCCGCACCGCCCGCCGAGACTGCGCGACTTGTCGTTCCGGGCGCCCCGAACGACAAGTCGCGCAGTCTCGGCGCGGTGGCGCGGGGACGCGGGCGCGGGCGCACCGGGGTCGTGGCTGCCGTGCTCGGGCTGGCGCTGGCGGCATCCGTGCTGCTGGCCATCGCGATCGGCCCGGCCGACCTCAGCCCGTCCGAGGTGCTCGCCAGCGTGCTGCACCACCTCGGCCTCGGCGGCCTGTTCGGGCTCGAGCCGCTCTCGCCGCTCCGCGATGGCATCGTCTGGGAGCTGCGCCTGCCCCGGGTCCTCACGGCAGCGGCCGTCGGCGCGGGCCTGGCCCTCTGCGGCACGGTGATGCAGGCGCTCATGCGCAACCCGCTCGCCGACCCGTACCTACTCGGCCTCAGCTCCGGCGCCTCGCTCGGCGCCGTCAGCGTGATCGTGTTGGGCGCCGCCATCGCGCTGCCCGTCGCGGCGTTCCTCGGGGCGCTGCTCGCCCTGGGCGCCACCCTGCTGCTCGCCGGGGGCGGCGGAGGGCTCAGCCCGAGCCGCACCATCCTCGGCGGCCTCGCCGTCTCGGCGATCTTCGGCGCGCTGACCAGCCTGGTGATCTTCTGGAGCGCGACCGGCGACAGCTACCGGGAGATCCTGAATTGGCTGCTCGGCTCGCTGGCCGGCGCCCGCTGGCCGGCCGTCGTGATCGCCGGGGCCGCCCTGCTCGTGATCGGACTGCCACTGCTGTTCAGCGGCACCGTGCTCGACGCCTTCGCCTTCGGCGACACCGCCGCCTCGGCGCTCGGCATCCCGGTCACCCGGGTGCGCTGGCTGCTGCTCGGCGCGACCGCCCTGCTCACCGGTGCCCTCGTCGCGGTGAGCGGTGCGATCGGATTCGTCGGCCTCGTGCTGCCGCACGCCGTGCGGCTGCTCGTCTCCCGCGGCGGGGCGGGCCCCGGCCACCGCGCCCTGCTGCCGCTCTCCGCCCTGGCCGGCGCGATCTTCCTGGTCTGGATGGACACCGGCGCGCGCACCCTGTTCGACCCGCGCGAGCTGCCGGTCGGAATCCTGACCGCCATCGTCGGCGGCCCCGTCTTCGCCCTGATCATGCTCAGAAACCGGAGGGTCGGATGA
- a CDS encoding putative F420-0 ABC transporter substrate-binding protein: MFTLNPARRTARRPLAIGVAAASLALLAGCAAPASAPPGGVVSLPPTLEQSGTDYPLTIDNCGTEVTFEAAPERVITIKSTSTEALLALGLGERIVGTAFGDGPAAATWQAEAEALPVLSDKLPGQEATLELEPDLVYAGWESNLSAEGAGDRATLAALGVNSLVSSAACKAEAYRPNPLTFDAVFADIEQLGEIFDVQDAAATLIAGQQAELAAVQPAGAGRTALWYSSGNDTPYVGAGIGAPQMILDALELENVAASVQDSWAPLGWEAIVAADPDVIVLVDAAWNTAESKIALLESNPATAELSAVQAGRYLTVPFPAGEAGVRNVEAVASLNTQLAALDG; the protein is encoded by the coding sequence CCATCGGCGTCGCCGCCGCATCGCTCGCCCTCCTCGCCGGCTGTGCCGCGCCGGCATCCGCGCCGCCCGGCGGTGTCGTCTCGCTGCCGCCGACCCTCGAGCAGAGCGGCACCGACTACCCGCTCACGATCGACAACTGCGGCACCGAGGTGACCTTCGAGGCGGCGCCCGAGCGCGTCATCACGATCAAGTCCACCTCGACCGAGGCGCTGCTGGCACTCGGGCTCGGCGAGCGGATCGTCGGCACGGCGTTCGGCGACGGGCCGGCCGCCGCGACTTGGCAGGCCGAGGCCGAGGCGCTGCCGGTGCTCAGCGACAAGCTGCCCGGCCAGGAGGCGACGCTCGAGCTCGAGCCGGACCTGGTCTACGCCGGCTGGGAGTCGAACCTGAGTGCGGAGGGCGCGGGCGACCGGGCGACCCTCGCCGCCCTCGGCGTGAACAGCCTCGTTTCGTCCGCCGCGTGCAAGGCCGAGGCGTACCGCCCGAACCCGCTCACCTTCGACGCGGTGTTCGCCGACATCGAGCAGCTCGGCGAGATCTTCGACGTGCAGGATGCCGCCGCGACCCTCATCGCCGGACAGCAGGCCGAGCTGGCCGCGGTGCAGCCGGCCGGTGCCGGCCGCACCGCGCTCTGGTACAGCTCGGGCAACGACACCCCCTATGTGGGAGCCGGCATCGGCGCCCCGCAGATGATCCTCGACGCGCTCGAGCTGGAGAACGTGGCCGCCTCCGTGCAGGACAGCTGGGCGCCGCTCGGCTGGGAGGCGATCGTGGCCGCGGACCCCGACGTGATCGTGCTCGTGGACGCCGCTTGGAACACCGCGGAGAGCAAGATCGCGCTGCTCGAGTCGAACCCCGCGACCGCCGAGCTGAGCGCCGTGCAGGCAGGCCGCTACCTCACCGTGCCGTTCCCCGCCGGCGAGGCCGGCGTGCGCAACGTCGAGGCCGTCGCCTCGCTGAACACCCAGCTGGCAGCCCTCGATGGTTAG
- a CDS encoding ABC transporter permease, whose protein sequence is MRAERRGSTAALFGSELLTLFRRRRTVALLAALALIPVLIGVAIRLAGDAGSGRGPAFLDQITNNGLFVGVTAIIVAIPLFLPLTIGVVAGDTIAGEASHGTLRYLLIAPAGRLRLLAVKYLSAGVFCLAASLTVVVVGTLVGWALFPIGPVTLLSGSTVSVGEGLLRLLGIAAYVCVSLLGLSAIGLFLSTLTTVPVGAMAATAILAVVAQIIGALPQLDWLHPWLFSEHWLGFADLLRDPVQWASFADNALLQAGYILVFGALACGRFLTKDILS, encoded by the coding sequence GTGCGCGCCGAGCGCCGGGGCAGCACCGCTGCGCTGTTCGGCTCGGAGCTGCTCACGCTGTTCCGGCGGCGCCGGACCGTCGCTCTGCTCGCCGCGCTGGCACTCATCCCGGTGCTGATCGGCGTCGCGATCCGGCTGGCCGGCGACGCCGGGAGCGGCCGCGGGCCGGCCTTCCTCGACCAGATCACCAACAACGGGCTGTTCGTCGGGGTGACGGCGATCATCGTCGCGATCCCGCTGTTCCTGCCGCTGACGATCGGCGTCGTCGCCGGCGACACGATCGCCGGGGAGGCCAGCCACGGCACCCTGCGCTACCTGCTCATCGCGCCGGCCGGGCGGCTCCGGCTGCTCGCGGTGAAGTACCTGAGCGCCGGCGTTTTCTGCCTCGCCGCCAGCTTGACGGTCGTCGTCGTCGGCACGCTCGTCGGCTGGGCGCTGTTCCCGATCGGCCCGGTCACGCTGCTCTCCGGCAGCACGGTGAGTGTCGGCGAGGGGCTGCTGCGCCTGCTCGGCATCGCGGCCTACGTCTGCGTCTCGCTGCTCGGCCTCTCGGCGATCGGCCTGTTCCTCTCCACCCTGACCACCGTGCCGGTCGGCGCCATGGCGGCGACCGCGATCCTCGCCGTCGTCGCGCAGATCATCGGGGCGCTGCCGCAGCTGGACTGGCTGCACCCGTGGCTGTTCAGCGAGCACTGGCTGGGCTTCGCCGACCTGCTCCGCGACCCGGTGCAGTGGGCGTCCTTCGCCGACAACGCGTTGCTGCAGGCCGGCTACATCCTTGTCTTCGGGGCGCTCGCCTGCGGACGCTTCCTCACCAAGGACATCCTCTCCTAG